Within the Bacteroidota bacterium genome, the region CAAACAATTTTATTTTTCATATGCAAACTATATGGAGTTTGATATGTATTCCATACAAAAAGGAGATCGGAAAAAAGATGAAAGCCTTCAAATGGCTTCGGATAATTTAGAATTGTACTTTATCGCGGAAAAATTACGTCTTACTTGCGAAATGCTTAATCGCAAAAATATTATTGGCGCTGACTACGATATTGGCTTATCGCAAATACTTATTGAACTCCTTAAAACAGTTGGAAACAAATACCTACTGGAGCCGATCATCAATATTTACTACCGGATTTTTTTAACCATTATGGATGGAGATAACCCGGAGCATTACAAGGAATTATTTCGTTTATTAGAGAAAAACGGGCCACAGCTTTCGCGGGCCGATGCCCACCAGCTATATGAGTACGCTCAAAATTATTGCATTAAAAAGGTAAATACAGGTAATATAAATTACATCGCAGAAATATTTAATCTTTACCAACAACAACTCGACTCAGGAACACTGCTTGATGAAGGAAAATTATCTGAATTCGATTACAAAAATATTGTAGCTGTTGGATTGCGTCTGGGAAAATTTAACTGGACGCATGATTTTATTGAATATTACAAAAACTATATCGCATCCTCTCTAAAAGAAAACGCATACACCTATAATCTTGCTTCGTATTACTATCACGTACAAAACTATAAACCGGCGATACGACTATTGCAGGATGTAGAATTTACCGATGTCTTTTATCACCTTGGAGCAAAACTCTTATTGTTTAAAATGTATTATGAAACAGAACAAACGGAGCCATTCTATTCCCTCATCGATACATTTAAAATATACCTGTACAGAAATAAAGGAATATCATTGTATCAGCGCAAAAGCTATTTAAACCTATTGAGGTTCACAAAAAAAACATTTGATTTGAAAATAAATCCACCGGCTTCGAAAAAATTTACTGAACGAATAATTGCACTACAAAGGCAAATCGAAACCAATCAAAATATTGTAAGCCTTATGTGGTTGAATGAAAGGGTGGAAGAATTGAAGAACTAGTCAGCAATTGGGAGTTGGCAAACATCTACTTATGCCAACTGCAAATTGCCAACTTACTTTAACTTCCTCTGCAACAATCCCGGATCATTCTTATTTGCAAGCTGCCCGCAGGCGGCGTCAATATCTTTCCCCCTGCTCCTGCGCACATTTACAATAATTTTGTTTTTCTCCAGATGTGCTACGAATGCCTTGAGCCGCTGCTCTGTTGTTTGTTGAAATTCGCCTCCATCAATGGGGTTATACTCAATGATATTTATTTTACTGGGCACTCGCTTCCAGAAATCAACCAACTCCTGCGCATCACTGATCGAATCATTAAAATCTTTGAACACAATGTATTCGAAGGTTACACGCGTACCTGTTTTATCGTAAAAATAATTCAAGGCGTCCGCTAACGCATCTAAAGAGTTTTGCTCATTAATTGGCATCAGCTTATTCCGCTTTTCATCATTTGCCGCATGAAGTGATAAGGCCAGATTAAACTTCACATTATCATCCCCAAGCTTTTTTATCATTTTCGCTATTCCTGCGGTAGACACTGTGATTCGCTGCGGCGACATTCCTAATCCTGCAGGTGAAGTGATCTTCTCAACCGATTCCATCACCTCCTTATAATTGAGCAATGGCTCACCCATACCCATGTATACAATATTCGAAAGTGGTATATTATACTTTTCTTCAGCCTGCTTCTTAATCAATACAACCTGATCATAGATTTCCGCAGCATCCAGGTTTCGCAAACGCGATAAGCGGCCCGTTGCACAAAATTTACAGGTTAAACTGCAGCCAACTTGTGATGAAATACAAGCCGTCATACGTTCGCTTGTAGGTATCAAAACTCCTTCAACAATATTTCCATCATACAACCGAAATGCGTCCTTAATAGTCCTGTCGCTGCTCACCTGGAAATTATCGACCACAACGGCATTGATAATAAAGTGTTGATCAAGCAATCCACGGGTCTCTTTAGAGAGGCTTGTCATTTCATCGAATGAACGGGCTGATTTTTGCCAAAGCCATTCATATACTTGTTTTGCACGAAAAGGCTTTTCTCCTTTTTCAACAAAAAAAATTTTTAATTCTTCTAATGATAATGTTCGTATGTCTGCCTTTTTAACCAATGTATTATGGAATTTATACAAATTTACGAATTCATACCTGTTCGATTCGTAAATTCGTCATTTATTCGTCATTCGCAGATGTTACGCTATATAACAGCCGATTATGTTTTTCCGATTTCATCACCGCCAATAAAAAATGGAGTGGTAGTGGTTGAGGATAATGGCATTATTCAAGATGTTCTTCTTCCTTCCGAATCTCAAATCTCAAATCTCAAATCTCAAATCTACCAGGGAATAATTTGCCCGAGCTTTATAAACACACATTGTCATCTTGAATTATCCCATCTGAAAGGTGCTATACCTGAAAAAACGGGCATGGCCGGATTCATAAAAAATATTCTTGCCAAACGGCCAGGTTATACACGTACCCAGGTGATGGAAGCTATCATACATGCGGAACAGGAAATGGTCAACAACGGAATTGTCGCGGTTGGTGATATTTCGAATGATGAATCAACATTTGAACAGAAAAGTAAAAACTATTTAAAGTATCATACTTTTTTTGAAGTGTTTGATTTAAATCCCTCACATGCGCAAGATACATTTGAAGAAGCATTGAAGCTACAGGCCAAATTAAGGTCAATGTCTCCTTCCGCTCAATGCTCAATTGTCCCACATGCACCCTACTCGGTTTCCGTAGAGTTGTTTAAATTGATATGTGAGCATGCTTCAAAAAATAATTCCATCATAAGTTATCATAACCAGGAAAGCCTTGCGGAGAGTGATTTATTCATAAACAAAAGCGGTGCAATTGCGGAACTATTTGCCGGAATG harbors:
- a CDS encoding amidohydrolase family protein, whose amino-acid sequence is MEFIQIYEFIPVRFVNSSFIRHSQMLRYITADYVFPISSPPIKNGVVVVEDNGIIQDVLLPSESQISNLKSQIYQGIICPSFINTHCHLELSHLKGAIPEKTGMAGFIKNILAKRPGYTRTQVMEAIIHAEQEMVNNGIVAVGDISNDESTFEQKSKNYLKYHTFFEVFDLNPSHAQDTFEEALKLQAKLRSMSPSAQCSIVPHAPYSVSVELFKLICEHASKNNSIISYHNQESLAESDLFINKSGAIAELFAGMKINPGLIPETGLNSLRSMLANFSRTNKTLFVHNTYTSKDDILWANNYFNGDEGQGEKEKQNPEPRTRNLEPETRNPEP
- the rlmN gene encoding 23S rRNA (adenine(2503)-C(2))-methyltransferase RlmN encodes the protein MYKFHNTLVKKADIRTLSLEELKIFFVEKGEKPFRAKQVYEWLWQKSARSFDEMTSLSKETRGLLDQHFIINAVVVDNFQVSSDRTIKDAFRLYDGNIVEGVLIPTSERMTACISSQVGCSLTCKFCATGRLSRLRNLDAAEIYDQVVLIKKQAEEKYNIPLSNIVYMGMGEPLLNYKEVMESVEKITSPAGLGMSPQRITVSTAGIAKMIKKLGDDNVKFNLALSLHAANDEKRNKLMPINEQNSLDALADALNYFYDKTGTRVTFEYIVFKDFNDSISDAQELVDFWKRVPSKINIIEYNPIDGGEFQQTTEQRLKAFVAHLEKNKIIVNVRRSRGKDIDAACGQLANKNDPGLLQRKLK